The following are encoded together in the Citrus sinensis cultivar Valencia sweet orange chromosome 1, DVS_A1.0, whole genome shotgun sequence genome:
- the LOC102617621 gene encoding uncharacterized protein LOC102617621, producing MDGADGGEVDRIVDSKDLQQQSKALDKLTDRVEDRQLDSTRVQEAMASIAASKAGDLNAMRMREKELAAVKINAADVDIIANELELDKKVAERTLREHKGDAVAAIRHLLR from the exons ATGGACGGAGCAGATGGAGGGGAAGTGGATAGAATTGTGGATTCAAAGGACCTACAGCAACAGAGTAAAGCTCTCGACAAGCTTACCGACCGTGTCGAGGATCGCCAGCTCGATTCCACTCGTGTGCAAgag GCTATGGCCTCCATTGCTGCATCAAAAGCAGGTGACTTGAATGCTATGAGAATGAG GGAGAAAGAATTAGCTGCTGTTAAGATCAATGCAGCTGATGTCGACATAATTGCAAATGAACTAGAG TTGGACAAGAAGGTGGCTGAGAGAACCCTACGCGAGCACAAGGGTGATGCTGTTGCTGCCATACGACACTTGCTTCGCTAG
- the LOC107178368 gene encoding glycine-rich cell wall structural protein-like isoform X10, translating to MGKLIFKSVGVMVVFFVLVIGISECRKLEEDEFAKGTGGGHGGGAGGGFGGGAGGGHGGGAGGGHGGGIGGGKGGGAGGGTGGGIGGGHGGGVGGGIGGGKGGGIGGGVGGGAGGGIGGGAGGGIGGGKGGGIGGGAGGGAGGGIGGGAGGGGGFGGGGGAGGGGSGGGKGGGGGFGGGAGGGIGGNF from the exons ATGGGGAAACTAATATTTAAGTCTGTTGGTGTGATGGTTGTGTTCTTTGTGTTGGTCATAGGAATTTCGGAATGTAGGAAACTTGAGGAAGATGAATTTGCTAAAGGCACTGGAG GTGGACATGGTGGTGGCGCTGGTGGAGGATTTGGTGGTGGTGCTGGAGGTGGACATGGTGGTGGTGCTGGAG GTGGACATGGTGGTGGCATTGGAGGTGGAAAAGGTGGTGGGGCCGGAGGAGGCACTGGTGGGGGTATTGGTGGTGGACATGGTGGAGGAGTTGGTGGTGGCATTGGGGGTGGAAAAGGTGGTGGTATAGGAGGTGGAGTTGGCGGCGGTGCTGGTGGTGGTATAGGAGGAGGTGCTGGTGGTGGCATTGGGGGTGGTAAAGGTGGCGGCATAGGAGGTGGAGCTGGAGGTGGTGCTGGGGGTGGCATTGGTGGTGGTGCAGGAGGTGGAGGAGGATTTGGTGGAGGTGGTGGTGCTGGTGGTGGTGGCAGTGGAGGAGGCAAAGGAGGTGGTGGAGGTTTTGGTGGTGGTGCTGGTGGGGGAATTGGAGGCAACTTTTGA
- the LOC107178368 gene encoding glycine-rich cell wall structural protein-like isoform X3, whose amino-acid sequence MGKLIFKSVGVMVVFFVLVIGISECRKLEEDEFAKGTGGGFGGGGGAGGGGGLGGGGAGGGFGGGAGGGHGGGAGGGFGGGAGGGHGGGAGGGFGGGAGGGHGGGAGGGHGGGIGGGKGGGAGGGTGGGIGGGHGGGVGGGIGGGKGGGIGGGVGGGAGGGIGGGAGGGIGGGKGGGIGGGAGGGAGGGIGGGAGGGGGFGGGGGAGGGGKGGGGGFGGGAGGGIGGNF is encoded by the exons ATGGGGAAACTAATATTTAAGTCTGTTGGTGTGATGGTTGTGTTCTTTGTGTTGGTCATAGGAATTTCGGAATGTAGGAAACTTGAGGAAGATGAATTTGCTAAAGGCACTGGAGGTGGTTTTGGTGGTGGGGGTGGTgcaggaggaggaggaggtcttggtggtggtggtgctgGTGGAGGATTTGGTGGTGGTGCTGGAGGTGGACATGGTGGTGGCGCTGGTGGAGGATTTGGTGGTGGTGCTGGAGGTGGACATGGTGGTGGCGCTGGTGGAGGATTTGGTGGTGGTGCTGGAGGTGGACATGGTGGTGGTGCTGGAG GTGGACATGGTGGTGGCATTGGAGGTGGAAAAGGTGGTGGGGCCGGAGGAGGCACTGGTGGGGGTATTGGTGGTGGACATGGTGGAGGAGTTGGTGGTGGCATTGGGGGTGGAAAAGGTGGTGGTATAGGAGGTGGAGTTGGCGGCGGTGCTGGTGGTGGTATAGGAGGAGGTGCTGGTGGTGGCATTGGGGGTGGTAAAGGTGGCGGCATAGGAGGTGGAGCTGGAGGTGGTGCTGGGGGTGGCATTGGTGGTGGTGCAGGAGGTGGAGGAGGATTTGGTGGAGGTGGTGGTGCTGGTGGTG GAGGCAAAGGAGGTGGTGGAGGTTTTGGTGGTGGTGCTGGTGGGGGAATTGGAGGCAACTTTTGA
- the LOC107178368 gene encoding glycine-rich cell wall structural protein-like isoform X2 translates to MGKLIFKSVGVMVVFFVLVIGISECRKLEEDEFAKGTGGGFGGGGGAGGGGGLGGGGAGGGFGGGAGGGHGGGAGGGFGGGAGGGHGGGAGGGHGGGAGGGHGGGAGGGHGGGIGGGKGGGAGGGTGGGIGGGHGGGVGGGIGGGKGGGIGGGVGGGAGGGIGGGAGGGIGGGKGGGIGGGAGGGAGGGIGGGAGGGGGFGGGGGAGGGGSGGGKGGGGGFGGGAGGGIGGNF, encoded by the exons ATGGGGAAACTAATATTTAAGTCTGTTGGTGTGATGGTTGTGTTCTTTGTGTTGGTCATAGGAATTTCGGAATGTAGGAAACTTGAGGAAGATGAATTTGCTAAAGGCACTGGAGGTGGTTTTGGTGGTGGGGGTGGTgcaggaggaggaggaggtcttggtggtggtggtgctgGTGGAGGATTTGGTGGTGGTGCTGGAG GTGGACATGGTGGTGGCGCTGGTGGAGGATTTGGTGGTGGTGCTGGAGGTGGACATGGTGGTGGTGCTGGAGGTGGACATGGTGGTGGTGCTGGAGGTGGACATGGTGGTGGTGCCGGAGGTGGACATGGTGGTGGCATTGGAGGTGGAAAAGGTGGTGGGGCCGGAGGAGGCACTGGTGGGGGTATTGGTGGTGGACATGGTGGAGGAGTTGGTGGTGGCATTGGGGGTGGAAAAGGTGGTGGTATAGGAGGTGGAGTTGGCGGCGGTGCTGGTGGTGGTATAGGAGGAGGTGCTGGTGGTGGCATTGGGGGTGGTAAAGGTGGCGGCATAGGAGGTGGAGCTGGAGGTGGTGCTGGGGGTGGCATTGGTGGTGGTGCAGGAGGTGGAGGAGGATTTGGTGGAGGTGGTGGTGCTGGTGGTGGTGGCAGTGGAGGAGGCAAAGGAGGTGGTGGAGGTTTTGGTGGTGGTGCTGGTGGGGGAATTGGAGGCAACTTTTGA
- the LOC107178368 gene encoding glycine-rich cell wall structural protein-like isoform X5, with product MGKLIFKSVGVMVVFFVLVIGISECRKLEEDEFAKGTGGGFGGGGGAGGGGGLGGGGAGGGFGGGAGGGHGGGAGGGFGGGAGGGHGGGAGGGHGGGAGGGHGGGIGGGKGGGAGGGTGGGIGGGHGGGVGGGIGGGKGGGIGGGVGGGAGGGIGGGAGGGIGGGKGGGIGGGAGGGAGGGIGGGAGGGGGFGGGGGAGGGGSGGGKGGGGGFGGGAGGGIGGNF from the exons ATGGGGAAACTAATATTTAAGTCTGTTGGTGTGATGGTTGTGTTCTTTGTGTTGGTCATAGGAATTTCGGAATGTAGGAAACTTGAGGAAGATGAATTTGCTAAAGGCACTGGAGGTGGTTTTGGTGGTGGGGGTGGTgcaggaggaggaggaggtcttggtggtggtggtgctgGTGGAGGATTTGGTGGTGGTGCTGGAGGTGGACATGGTGGTGGCGCTGGTGGAGGATTTGGTGGTGGTGCTGGAG GTGGACATGGTGGTGGTGCTGGAGGTGGACATGGTGGTGGTGCCGGAGGTGGACATGGTGGTGGCATTGGAGGTGGAAAAGGTGGTGGGGCCGGAGGAGGCACTGGTGGGGGTATTGGTGGTGGACATGGTGGAGGAGTTGGTGGTGGCATTGGGGGTGGAAAAGGTGGTGGTATAGGAGGTGGAGTTGGCGGCGGTGCTGGTGGTGGTATAGGAGGAGGTGCTGGTGGTGGCATTGGGGGTGGTAAAGGTGGCGGCATAGGAGGTGGAGCTGGAGGTGGTGCTGGGGGTGGCATTGGTGGTGGTGCAGGAGGTGGAGGAGGATTTGGTGGAGGTGGTGGTGCTGGTGGTGGTGGCAGTGGAGGAGGCAAAGGAGGTGGTGGAGGTTTTGGTGGTGGTGCTGGTGGGGGAATTGGAGGCAACTTTTGA
- the LOC107178368 gene encoding glycine-rich cell wall structural protein-like isoform X8, which produces MGKLIFKSVGVMVVFFVLVIGISECRKLEEDEFAKGTGGGFGGGGGAGGGGGLGGGGAGGGFGGGAGGGHGGGAGGGHGGGAGGGHGGGIGGGKGGGAGGGTGGGIGGGHGGGVGGGIGGGKGGGIGGGVGGGAGGGIGGGAGGGIGGGKGGGIGGGAGGGAGGGIGGGAGGGGGFGGGGGAGGGGSGGGKGGGGGFGGGAGGGIGGNF; this is translated from the exons ATGGGGAAACTAATATTTAAGTCTGTTGGTGTGATGGTTGTGTTCTTTGTGTTGGTCATAGGAATTTCGGAATGTAGGAAACTTGAGGAAGATGAATTTGCTAAAGGCACTGGAGGTGGTTTTGGTGGTGGGGGTGGTgcaggaggaggaggaggtcttggtggtggtggtgctgGTGGAGGATTTGGTGGTGGTGCTGGAG GTGGACATGGTGGTGGTGCTGGAGGTGGACATGGTGGTGGTGCCGGAGGTGGACATGGTGGTGGCATTGGAGGTGGAAAAGGTGGTGGGGCCGGAGGAGGCACTGGTGGGGGTATTGGTGGTGGACATGGTGGAGGAGTTGGTGGTGGCATTGGGGGTGGAAAAGGTGGTGGTATAGGAGGTGGAGTTGGCGGCGGTGCTGGTGGTGGTATAGGAGGAGGTGCTGGTGGTGGCATTGGGGGTGGTAAAGGTGGCGGCATAGGAGGTGGAGCTGGAGGTGGTGCTGGGGGTGGCATTGGTGGTGGTGCAGGAGGTGGAGGAGGATTTGGTGGAGGTGGTGGTGCTGGTGGTGGTGGCAGTGGAGGAGGCAAAGGAGGTGGTGGAGGTTTTGGTGGTGGTGCTGGTGGGGGAATTGGAGGCAACTTTTGA
- the LOC107178368 gene encoding glycine-rich cell wall structural protein-like isoform X7, whose protein sequence is MGKLIFKSVGVMVVFFVLVIGISECRKLEEDEFAKGTGGGFGGGGGAGGGGGLGGGGAGGGFGGGAGGGHGGGAGGGFGGGAGGGHGGGIGGGKGGGAGGGTGGGIGGGHGGGVGGGIGGGKGGGIGGGVGGGAGGGIGGGAGGGIGGGKGGGIGGGAGGGAGGGIGGGAGGGGGFGGGGGAGGGGSGGGKGGGGGFGGGAGGGIGGNF, encoded by the exons ATGGGGAAACTAATATTTAAGTCTGTTGGTGTGATGGTTGTGTTCTTTGTGTTGGTCATAGGAATTTCGGAATGTAGGAAACTTGAGGAAGATGAATTTGCTAAAGGCACTGGAGGTGGTTTTGGTGGTGGGGGTGGTgcaggaggaggaggaggtcttggtggtggtggtgctgGTGGAGGATTTGGTGGTGGTGCTGGAGGTGGACATGGTGGTGGCGCTGGTGGAGGATTTGGTGGTGGTGCTGGAG GTGGACATGGTGGTGGCATTGGAGGTGGAAAAGGTGGTGGGGCCGGAGGAGGCACTGGTGGGGGTATTGGTGGTGGACATGGTGGAGGAGTTGGTGGTGGCATTGGGGGTGGAAAAGGTGGTGGTATAGGAGGTGGAGTTGGCGGCGGTGCTGGTGGTGGTATAGGAGGAGGTGCTGGTGGTGGCATTGGGGGTGGTAAAGGTGGCGGCATAGGAGGTGGAGCTGGAGGTGGTGCTGGGGGTGGCATTGGTGGTGGTGCAGGAGGTGGAGGAGGATTTGGTGGAGGTGGTGGTGCTGGTGGTGGTGGCAGTGGAGGAGGCAAAGGAGGTGGTGGAGGTTTTGGTGGTGGTGCTGGTGGGGGAATTGGAGGCAACTTTTGA
- the LOC107178368 gene encoding glycine-rich cell wall structural protein-like isoform X4 encodes MGKLIFKSVGVMVVFFVLVIGISECRKLEEDEFAKGTGGGFGGGGGAGGGGGLGGGGAGGGFGGGAGGGHGGGAGGGFGGGAGGGHGGGAGGGFGGGAGGGHGGGIGGGKGGGAGGGTGGGIGGGHGGGVGGGIGGGKGGGIGGGVGGGAGGGIGGGAGGGIGGGKGGGIGGGAGGGAGGGIGGGAGGGGGFGGGGGAGGGGSGGGKGGGGGFGGGAGGGIGGNF; translated from the exons ATGGGGAAACTAATATTTAAGTCTGTTGGTGTGATGGTTGTGTTCTTTGTGTTGGTCATAGGAATTTCGGAATGTAGGAAACTTGAGGAAGATGAATTTGCTAAAGGCACTGGAGGTGGTTTTGGTGGTGGGGGTGGTgcaggaggaggaggaggtcttggtggtggtggtgctgGTGGAGGATTTGGTGGTGGTGCTGGAGGTGGACATGGTGGTGGCGCTGGTGGAGGATTTGGTGGTGGTGCTGGAGGTGGACATGGTGGTGGCGCTGGTGGAGGATTTGGTGGTGGTGCTGGAG GTGGACATGGTGGTGGCATTGGAGGTGGAAAAGGTGGTGGGGCCGGAGGAGGCACTGGTGGGGGTATTGGTGGTGGACATGGTGGAGGAGTTGGTGGTGGCATTGGGGGTGGAAAAGGTGGTGGTATAGGAGGTGGAGTTGGCGGCGGTGCTGGTGGTGGTATAGGAGGAGGTGCTGGTGGTGGCATTGGGGGTGGTAAAGGTGGCGGCATAGGAGGTGGAGCTGGAGGTGGTGCTGGGGGTGGCATTGGTGGTGGTGCAGGAGGTGGAGGAGGATTTGGTGGAGGTGGTGGTGCTGGTGGTGGTGGCAGTGGAGGAGGCAAAGGAGGTGGTGGAGGTTTTGGTGGTGGTGCTGGTGGGGGAATTGGAGGCAACTTTTGA
- the LOC107178368 gene encoding glycine-rich cell wall structural protein-like isoform X6 has protein sequence MGKLIFKSVGVMVVFFVLVIGISECRKLEEDEFAKGTGGGFGGGGGAGGGGGLGGGGAGGGFGGGAGGGHGGGAGGGFGGGAGGGHGGGAGGGHGGGIGGGKGGGAGGGTGGGIGGGHGGGVGGGIGGGKGGGIGGGVGGGAGGGIGGGAGGGIGGGKGGGIGGGAGGGAGGGIGGGAGGGGGFGGGGGAGGGGSGGGKGGGGGFGGGAGGGIGGNF, from the exons ATGGGGAAACTAATATTTAAGTCTGTTGGTGTGATGGTTGTGTTCTTTGTGTTGGTCATAGGAATTTCGGAATGTAGGAAACTTGAGGAAGATGAATTTGCTAAAGGCACTGGAGGTGGTTTTGGTGGTGGGGGTGGTgcaggaggaggaggaggtcttggtggtggtggtgctgGTGGAGGATTTGGTGGTGGTGCTGGAG GTGGACATGGTGGTGGCGCTGGTGGAGGATTTGGTGGTGGTGCTGGAGGTGGACATGGTGGTGGTGCTGGAG GTGGACATGGTGGTGGCATTGGAGGTGGAAAAGGTGGTGGGGCCGGAGGAGGCACTGGTGGGGGTATTGGTGGTGGACATGGTGGAGGAGTTGGTGGTGGCATTGGGGGTGGAAAAGGTGGTGGTATAGGAGGTGGAGTTGGCGGCGGTGCTGGTGGTGGTATAGGAGGAGGTGCTGGTGGTGGCATTGGGGGTGGTAAAGGTGGCGGCATAGGAGGTGGAGCTGGAGGTGGTGCTGGGGGTGGCATTGGTGGTGGTGCAGGAGGTGGAGGAGGATTTGGTGGAGGTGGTGGTGCTGGTGGTGGTGGCAGTGGAGGAGGCAAAGGAGGTGGTGGAGGTTTTGGTGGTGGTGCTGGTGGGGGAATTGGAGGCAACTTTTGA
- the LOC107178368 gene encoding glycine-rich cell wall structural protein-like isoform X9, with translation MGKLIFKSVGVMVVFFVLVIGISECRKLEEDEFAKGTGGGFGGGGGAGGGGGLGGGGAGGGFGGGAGGGHGGGIGGGKGGGAGGGTGGGIGGGHGGGVGGGIGGGKGGGIGGGVGGGAGGGIGGGAGGGIGGGKGGGIGGGAGGGAGGGIGGGAGGGGGFGGGGGAGGGGSGGGKGGGGGFGGGAGGGIGGNF, from the exons ATGGGGAAACTAATATTTAAGTCTGTTGGTGTGATGGTTGTGTTCTTTGTGTTGGTCATAGGAATTTCGGAATGTAGGAAACTTGAGGAAGATGAATTTGCTAAAGGCACTGGAGGTGGTTTTGGTGGTGGGGGTGGTgcaggaggaggaggaggtcttggtggtggtggtgctgGTGGAGGATTTGGTGGTGGTGCTGGAG GTGGACATGGTGGTGGCATTGGAGGTGGAAAAGGTGGTGGGGCCGGAGGAGGCACTGGTGGGGGTATTGGTGGTGGACATGGTGGAGGAGTTGGTGGTGGCATTGGGGGTGGAAAAGGTGGTGGTATAGGAGGTGGAGTTGGCGGCGGTGCTGGTGGTGGTATAGGAGGAGGTGCTGGTGGTGGCATTGGGGGTGGTAAAGGTGGCGGCATAGGAGGTGGAGCTGGAGGTGGTGCTGGGGGTGGCATTGGTGGTGGTGCAGGAGGTGGAGGAGGATTTGGTGGAGGTGGTGGTGCTGGTGGTGGTGGCAGTGGAGGAGGCAAAGGAGGTGGTGGAGGTTTTGGTGGTGGTGCTGGTGGGGGAATTGGAGGCAACTTTTGA
- the LOC107178368 gene encoding glycine-rich cell wall structural protein-like isoform X1, giving the protein MGKLIFKSVGVMVVFFVLVIGISECRKLEEDEFAKGTGGGFGGGGGAGGGGGLGGGGAGGGFGGGAGGGHGGGAGGGFGGGAGGGHGGGAGGGFGGGAGGGHGGGAGGGHGGGIGGGKGGGAGGGTGGGIGGGHGGGVGGGIGGGKGGGIGGGVGGGAGGGIGGGAGGGIGGGKGGGIGGGAGGGAGGGIGGGAGGGGGFGGGGGAGGGGSGGGKGGGGGFGGGAGGGIGGNF; this is encoded by the exons ATGGGGAAACTAATATTTAAGTCTGTTGGTGTGATGGTTGTGTTCTTTGTGTTGGTCATAGGAATTTCGGAATGTAGGAAACTTGAGGAAGATGAATTTGCTAAAGGCACTGGAGGTGGTTTTGGTGGTGGGGGTGGTgcaggaggaggaggaggtcttggtggtggtggtgctgGTGGAGGATTTGGTGGTGGTGCTGGAGGTGGACATGGTGGTGGCGCTGGTGGAGGATTTGGTGGTGGTGCTGGAGGTGGACATGGTGGTGGCGCTGGTGGAGGATTTGGTGGTGGTGCTGGAGGTGGACATGGTGGTGGTGCTGGAG GTGGACATGGTGGTGGCATTGGAGGTGGAAAAGGTGGTGGGGCCGGAGGAGGCACTGGTGGGGGTATTGGTGGTGGACATGGTGGAGGAGTTGGTGGTGGCATTGGGGGTGGAAAAGGTGGTGGTATAGGAGGTGGAGTTGGCGGCGGTGCTGGTGGTGGTATAGGAGGAGGTGCTGGTGGTGGCATTGGGGGTGGTAAAGGTGGCGGCATAGGAGGTGGAGCTGGAGGTGGTGCTGGGGGTGGCATTGGTGGTGGTGCAGGAGGTGGAGGAGGATTTGGTGGAGGTGGTGGTGCTGGTGGTGGTGGCAGTGGAGGAGGCAAAGGAGGTGGTGGAGGTTTTGGTGGTGGTGCTGGTGGGGGAATTGGAGGCAACTTTTGA
- the LOC102612710 gene encoding probable pectinesterase 67 yields MSSSYLLPWRFFRLINVAGVILFLQLTCFSDRVYSLTKKTVFDAPLLTEKLNTNRTIKVDINGDGDFKSIQDAINAVPKGNPNWIIIHVRKGVYREKVYIPEDKPYIFMRGNGKGKTAIVWSQSATNNKDSATFSVEAPHFIAFGISFKNEAPTGVAFTSQNQSVAAFVGADMNAFYHCAFYSTHNTLFDYKGRHYYHNCYIQGSIDFIFGRGRSIFQNCEIFVIDDKRVKIHGSITAQNREDNTDNSGFVFIEGKVYGTGDVYLGRAKGAYSRVVFAKTYLSRTIVPHGWTNWSYVGSTDNLFQAEYRCHGPGAEAKHRVPWSKQLSDQEAEKFMSIDFVDGKNWLPAWV; encoded by the exons ATGTCGTCCTCTTATTTGCTTCCTTGGAGATTTTTTCGATTAATTAACGTAGCCGGTgtaattctttttctccaacTCACTTGTTTCTCCGATCGTGTCTATAGCTTGACCAAGAAAACTGTGTTTGATGCTCCTCTATTGACAGAAAAACTGAACACCAACCGGACAATCAAAGTTGACATCAATGGCGACGGGGACTTTAAATCCATACAAGATGCCATCAATGCGGTTCCTAAAGGGAACCCTAACTGGATCATTATCCATGTTCGAAAAGGCGTTTACAg AGAGAAGGTGTACATACCAGAGGACAAGCCCTACATATTCATGAGAGGAAATGGAAAGGGGAAAACGGCCATTGTTTGGTCGCAAAGTGCTACTAACAATAAGGACTCTGCTACATTCTCCGTTGAAGCTCCCCACTTCATTGCCTTTGGTATCAGCTTCAAG AATGAGGCACCTACGGGAGTTGCATTTACCTCGCAAAATCAGTCAGTGGCAGCGTTTGTGGGTGCAGATATGAATGCATTTTACCACTGTGCATTTTACAGTACCCACAACACTCTCTTCGATTACAAAGGCAGGCACTACTATCACAATTGCTACATCCAGGGCTCAATCGATTTCATCTTCGGCCGCGGCAGGTCCATTTTCCAG AACTGTGAGATCTTTGTGATAGATGACAAGAGAGTAAAGATTCATGGTTCTATCACAGCTCAAAATAGAGAAGATAACACTGATAATAGTGGATTTGTGTTTATTGAAGGCAAAGTCTATGGAACTGGTGATGTGTATTTGGGAAGAGCCAAAGGTGCCTATTCAAGGGTAGTTTTTGCCAAGACCTACTTGTCTAGGACCATTGTGCCCCATGGCTGGACAAATTGGAGCTATGTTGGCAGCACAGA CAACCTATTCCAGGCAGAGTACCGGTGCCATGGACCGGGAGCTGAGGCAAAGCACCGGGTCCCATGGTCGAAACAACTTAGTGATCAAGAAGCAGAAAAGTTCATGTCCATTGATTTTGTAGATGGCAAGAATTGGCTACCAGCTTGGGTGTAA
- the LOC102617328 gene encoding GDSL esterase/lipase At4g16230, whose amino-acid sequence MSSLSQVLTFLFLLKNCFAAYDIPANFVFGDSLVDVGNNNYIVSLSKANYVPNGIDFGVPTGRYTNGRTIVDIIGQELGFKGFSPPYLAPTTRGNSILQGVNYASGGGGILNQTGKIFGGRINMDAQLDNFANTRQDIISTIGEPATLQLLRRSLFSVTMGSNDFINNYFTPVLSAAVQKLVSPDFFVAAMIARFRMQLTRLYNLGARKIIVANVGPVGCIPYQRDTNPSAGESCVSLPNQMARLFNTELKGLIAELTTSLQESKFVYSDVYRIVADILENYRSYGFEIANSSCCYVAGTHGGLIPCGPSSKVCSDRSKYVFWDPYHPSEATNIIIAKRLLDGDSDDISPMNVRQLAQV is encoded by the exons ATGTCTAGTCTTTCTCAAGTACTGACATTCTTGTTCTTGTTGAAGAACTGCTTTGCAGCTTATGATATTCCcgcaaattttgtttttggtgaCTCCTTAGTTGATGTGGGAAACAACAACTACATTGTGTCGCTCTCCAAGGCTAATTATGTACCAAATGGGATAGATTTCGGGGTGCCAACGGGTCGATACACCAATGGAAGAACAATTGTTGACATTATAG GACAAGAATTGGGTTTCAAAGGGTTCAGTCCTCCTTACTTGGCTCCCACAACAAGAGGAAATTCGATCCTCCAAGGCGTCAATTATGCTTCTGGTGGAGGTGGAATTCTAAATCAAACTGGCAAGATCTTC GGTGGCCGAATCAACATGGATGCCCAGTTAGATAATTTTGCAAATACAAGGCAAGATATTATCTCAACCATAGGTGAGCCTGCAACTCTACAGCTTTTACGAAGGTCTTTGTTCTCAGTGACAATGGGCTCCAATGATTTCATCAACAATTACTTCACGCCTGTCCTCTCAGCCGCTGTGCAAAAATTGGTTTCCCCAGATTTTTTCGTCGCAGCCATGATTGCAAGATTTCGGATGCAGCTTAcc AGACTTTATAATTTGGGTGccagaaaaattattgtggCAAATGTTGGTCCTGTTGGGTGCATTCCATATCAGAGGGACACGAATCCATCGGCCGGAGAAAGCTGTGTTAGTTTGCCGAATCAAATGGCTCGGTTATTTAACACAGAGTTGAAGGGCCTTATTGCAGAGCTTACCACATCTCTTCAGGAATCAAAGTTTGTTTATTCCGATGTTTATCGCATTGTAGCCGACATCCTGGAAAACTACAGATCATATG GTTTTGAGATTGCAAATTCTTCTTGCTGCTATGTTGCTGGGACCCATGGAGGGCTGATCCCCTGTGGTCCATCGTCTAAAGTTTGCAGTGATAGATCAAAGTATGTGTTCTGGGATCCGTATCATCCATCTGAAGCTACTAATATCATCATAGCAAAACGACTTTTGgatggtgattctgatgatatCTCACCGATGAACGTTCGGCAACTGGCTCAAGTTTGA